A portion of the Hoplias malabaricus isolate fHopMal1 chromosome 1, fHopMal1.hap1, whole genome shotgun sequence genome contains these proteins:
- the si:dkey-229e3.2 gene encoding uncharacterized protein si:dkey-229e3.2, whose protein sequence is MGECAVLDGFDEDGFHSCEGFTEWSTYGSGHWSESEGDGSGLEDWSSFHGSLSKELESDPSPEERHSDHKHKVVDREEISPWCVFRDCFRTEETVKEVNVTEIQPLSQLLHNSTHAPSHLSSEASSLCHRLLYGTDSLRSSDPRHSPHSHKQLVNSLQLQPSDTSTSQRVDLPDLGFEEPESSSAVLIQTKLTAPTLCQNKPGYLYQISHQWFSQQSLRLLPIKN, encoded by the exons ATGGGAGAGTGTGCAGTGTTGGACGGCTTTGATGAAGATGGCTTCCACAGCTGTGAGGGCTTCACAGAGTGGTCCACCTACGGCTCCGGACACTGGTCAGAAAGTGAAGGGGACGGCAGTGGTTTGGAAGACTGGAGCAGTTTTCATGGCAGCCTCAGCAAAGAGCTGGAATCTGATCCATCGCCTGAGGAAAGGCACTCTGACCATAAACATAAG GTGGTGGACCGTGAAGAGATCAGCCCCTGGTGTGTGTTCCGTGATTGTTTTCGCACGGAGGAGACCGTGAAAGAAGTCAATGTGACCGAGATCCAACCACTGTCCCAGTTACTGCACAACTCCACACATGCCCCATCTCACCTGTCCAG TGAGGCTTCCAGTCTGTGCCATCGTCTGTTGTATGGAACAGACTCTCTGAGGAGCTCTGACCCCAGACACAGCCCCCATTCCCATAAACAGCTGGTCAACTCTCTCCAGCTCCAGCCTTCAGACACCAGCACCTCACAG AGAGTGGATTTGCCTGATCTTGGGTTTGAGGAGCCTGAAAGTTCTTCAGCTGTTCTCATCCAGACTAAG CTAACAGCACCCACGCTGTGTCAGAATAAACCAGGATACCTGTACCAGATCTCCCACCAGTGGTTCAGCCAGCAGAGTTTAAGGCTCCTTCCCATCAAGAACTGA
- the gpr132a gene encoding probable G-protein coupled receptor 132 isoform X2 translates to MDVTNITSSPNCTLPYETDRLPLLVVYSFVIVVGLPANMVTVYLTFLQVRRQNVLGIYLLCLSVCDLMYLSTLPIWTVYVDRSHTWSLGSRACKVTGYIFFNNMYISIFLLCCVSMDRYVAVVHPMESRVLRRKKRAVVVTVVVVAVVALGHIPVFTMTEGDTEGKEEQRCFEPGQRTFMVTCFNYARFVIGFFIPLCVLLVTNHGVLTKVEQSEGLKSEQKVKVRYLVVAVILLFLVCFTPYHVILLIRAISFHLSELGCDFERKLYTPYTISLGLSTINSAMNPVLYVLASDNIRKEIQRTLSHIGSGSLRTDLSARNHSLRNSSEQRI, encoded by the coding sequence ATGGACGTGACTAACATAACCTCCTCGCCAAACTGCACTCTTCCGTATGAAACCGACAGGCTCCCTCTGCTGGTGGTCTACAGCTTCGTCATCGTGGTGGGTCTGCCGGCCAATATGGTCACGGTCTACCTGACGTTCCTTCAGGTGCGGCGGCAGAACGTGTTGGGGATTTACTTGCTGTGTTTGTCGGTGTGTGACCTGATGTACCTGAGCACACTACCCATTTGGACTGTTTATGTAGACCGTAGTCACACCTGGAGCCTGGGCTCACGGGCCTGTAAAGTCACAGGCTACATCTTTTTTAACAACATGTACATCAGCATTTTCCTCCTGTGCTGCGTCTCCATGGATCGTTATGTGGCCGTGGTGCATCCGATGGAGTCCCGGGTCctcaggaggaagaagagggctGTGGTGGTCACTGTGGTGGTCGTGGCGGTGGTGGCGCTGGGTCACATCCCAGTGTTTACCATGACTGAAGGTGACACCGAAGGCAAGGAAGAGCAACGTTGTTTTGAGCCTGGGCAGAGGACATTCATGGTGACGTGCTTCAATTACGCCCGCTTTGTTATTGGATTCTTCAtccctctgtgtgttctcctcgtcaCAAACCACGGCGTTCTTACCAAAGTGGAGCAAAGCGAAGGCCTAAAGTCTGAACAGAAAGTCAAAGTCCGCTACCTTGTTGTGGCAGTCATCCTCTTGTTCCTGGTCTGCTTCACCCCTTACCACGTCATCCTTTTGATACGGGCCATCAGTTTTCACCTCTCTGAGTTGGGCTGTGACTTTGAGAGAAAGCTCTACACACCTTACACCATCTCTCTGGGGCTGTCTACCATTAACAGTGCCATGAACCCTGTTCTTTATGTGCTGGCCAGTGACAACATCCGTAAGGAAATACAGAGAACTTTAAGTCACATAGGGAGTGGCAGCCTCAGGACTGATCTGTCAGCCAGAAACCACAGCCTCAGAAACTCCTCAGAGCAACGCATATGA
- the gpr132a gene encoding probable G-protein coupled receptor 132 isoform X1: MTMDVTNITSSPNCTLPYETDRLPLLVVYSFVIVVGLPANMVTVYLTFLQVRRQNVLGIYLLCLSVCDLMYLSTLPIWTVYVDRSHTWSLGSRACKVTGYIFFNNMYISIFLLCCVSMDRYVAVVHPMESRVLRRKKRAVVVTVVVVAVVALGHIPVFTMTEGDTEGKEEQRCFEPGQRTFMVTCFNYARFVIGFFIPLCVLLVTNHGVLTKVEQSEGLKSEQKVKVRYLVVAVILLFLVCFTPYHVILLIRAISFHLSELGCDFERKLYTPYTISLGLSTINSAMNPVLYVLASDNIRKEIQRTLSHIGSGSLRTDLSARNHSLRNSSEQRI, from the exons A TGACCATGGACGTGACTAACATAACCTCCTCGCCAAACTGCACTCTTCCGTATGAAACCGACAGGCTCCCTCTGCTGGTGGTCTACAGCTTCGTCATCGTGGTGGGTCTGCCGGCCAATATGGTCACGGTCTACCTGACGTTCCTTCAGGTGCGGCGGCAGAACGTGTTGGGGATTTACTTGCTGTGTTTGTCGGTGTGTGACCTGATGTACCTGAGCACACTACCCATTTGGACTGTTTATGTAGACCGTAGTCACACCTGGAGCCTGGGCTCACGGGCCTGTAAAGTCACAGGCTACATCTTTTTTAACAACATGTACATCAGCATTTTCCTCCTGTGCTGCGTCTCCATGGATCGTTATGTGGCCGTGGTGCATCCGATGGAGTCCCGGGTCctcaggaggaagaagagggctGTGGTGGTCACTGTGGTGGTCGTGGCGGTGGTGGCGCTGGGTCACATCCCAGTGTTTACCATGACTGAAGGTGACACCGAAGGCAAGGAAGAGCAACGTTGTTTTGAGCCTGGGCAGAGGACATTCATGGTGACGTGCTTCAATTACGCCCGCTTTGTTATTGGATTCTTCAtccctctgtgtgttctcctcgtcaCAAACCACGGCGTTCTTACCAAAGTGGAGCAAAGCGAAGGCCTAAAGTCTGAACAGAAAGTCAAAGTCCGCTACCTTGTTGTGGCAGTCATCCTCTTGTTCCTGGTCTGCTTCACCCCTTACCACGTCATCCTTTTGATACGGGCCATCAGTTTTCACCTCTCTGAGTTGGGCTGTGACTTTGAGAGAAAGCTCTACACACCTTACACCATCTCTCTGGGGCTGTCTACCATTAACAGTGCCATGAACCCTGTTCTTTATGTGCTGGCCAGTGACAACATCCGTAAGGAAATACAGAGAACTTTAAGTCACATAGGGAGTGGCAGCCTCAGGACTGATCTGTCAGCCAGAAACCACAGCCTCAGAAACTCCTCAGAGCAACGCATATGA